From Chloroflexota bacterium, a single genomic window includes:
- a CDS encoding DPP IV N-terminal domain-containing protein — MFFNQGSNLYRVSTDGTAPLRIVPDRKLRLEVGPMTAFDVSPDGTQVVYSSCALPMQPWIEHGPSITRETDPEGNEIVVISEWRDGHPPYPSTYELARINIDGTESERLTDNGSYDNFPAWSPDGTRIAFVSKSGLYVLAADGARVLPHEVQAVVSVQQPRLPVELEVVALHPPAWSPDGARLAFVGWGLPTQPTEPVAAKFDIYTVGADGANLQRLTGTVSEPSWSPDGQRIAFAKPDGDDVALYTISADGSDLKRVTTITGWHPQYGEPDPARAWIENVAWSPDGSKILYTCGWICVVSVDGKPVNDTPLRGIIAAWSPDGSRIAVAGVLRDVRSMAPDGSDVRSLPIPGATATTIGRAAPSGPGSGPCTAGFVVAAPAANPGLVQDCETLLEVLPALFGQGLDRWLRESPIEIWPGIRVTGTPPRVTALTLLGHELDGTIPVELGALTHLQTLDLSFNQLTGPIPAELAKLTRLLNLDLSWNELSGPIPAEMGHLADLELLWLEGNPLTGCIPTTLRSIPENDLPGLGLPDCE, encoded by the coding sequence GTGTTCTTCAACCAAGGCAGCAATCTCTACCGAGTTTCGACCGACGGCACTGCGCCGCTCCGGATCGTTCCGGACCGCAAGTTGCGCCTGGAGGTCGGGCCAATGACCGCATTTGATGTCTCGCCCGATGGGACGCAGGTTGTCTATTCCAGCTGCGCTTTGCCCATGCAGCCCTGGATCGAACACGGTCCGTCGATCACTCGCGAGACCGACCCCGAGGGCAACGAGATCGTCGTGATCAGTGAGTGGAGGGATGGTCATCCCCCTTATCCATCCACCTATGAGCTCGCGCGCATAAACATCGACGGTACGGAGTCGGAGCGGTTGACCGACAACGGGTCCTACGACAATTTCCCAGCATGGTCTCCCGACGGCACTCGAATTGCCTTTGTATCCAAGTCCGGGTTGTACGTCTTAGCTGCTGACGGCGCGCGGGTTCTGCCTCACGAGGTCCAGGCAGTCGTATCGGTCCAACAACCGCGACTGCCGGTGGAGTTGGAGGTGGTGGCTTTGCATCCGCCCGCGTGGTCTCCGGACGGCGCGCGTCTCGCCTTCGTGGGCTGGGGGCTTCCCACACAACCGACAGAACCCGTGGCAGCTAAATTTGATATCTACACAGTAGGCGCGGACGGCGCAAACCTGCAGCGGCTAACAGGCACGGTGAGTGAACCCTCGTGGTCGCCGGACGGGCAGCGCATCGCCTTTGCCAAACCCGACGGCGACGACGTGGCGCTCTATACCATTTCCGCCGACGGCTCGGACCTCAAGCGGGTCACGACCATCACGGGCTGGCACCCGCAGTATGGGGAGCCGGATCCGGCGCGCGCCTGGATTGAGAACGTTGCATGGTCACCCGACGGCTCGAAGATCCTCTACACCTGCGGTTGGATCTGCGTGGTCAGCGTGGACGGCAAGCCAGTCAATGACACGCCACTACGCGGAATCATCGCCGCCTGGTCTCCGGACGGCTCGCGCATCGCGGTGGCGGGAGTATTGCGCGATGTTCGCAGCATGGCCCCTGACGGCAGTGACGTGCGCAGCCTGCCGATTCCAGGTGCCACGGCCACGACCATCGGTCGTGCGGCCCCCAGCGGTCCAGGGTCGGGTCCGTGCACGGCGGGATTCGTCGTGGCGGCTCCCGCGGCGAACCCCGGGTTGGTGCAGGACTGCGAGACATTGCTGGAAGTGCTACCCGCGCTGTTTGGGCAGGGGCTCGATCGCTGGCTCCGAGAGTCGCCAATAGAGATATGGCCGGGCATCAGAGTCACCGGCACGCCCCCGAGGGTAACGGCGTTGACGCTTTTGGGGCATGAGCTGGACGGGACCATACCCGTCGAACTTGGGGCACTGACCCACTTACAGACTCTGGACCTTTCCTTCAACCAGCTCACCGGCCCAATCCCGGCTGAACTGGCGAAGCTGACTCGGCTTTTGAATCTGGACCTGTCCTGGAACGAACTCAGCGGACCGATTCCAGCAGAGATGGGCCACCTAGCCGACCTTGAACTGCTTTGGCTTGAGGGCAACCCGCTGACGGGCTGCATCCCGACAACTCTACGGAGCATCCCGGAAAATGACCTTCCGGGCCTCGGTCTGCCGGATTGCGAGTAA
- a CDS encoding hydantoinase B/oxoprolinase family protein produces MTTSSAPSSVDLVTLNVVYNRLVGICREMGTTMMRTAYSPIFSESRDFSCVLFDRHGRMLAQTEFCPAQVGAIRFVVKWLIAEIGEENVREGDIIVHNDPYRGGVHMPEHVVIKPVFYDGEIFGYVSNIAHLVEIGGLAVGGFAATATEIYQEGLRLPPVWLMRGGEYNEDVWRIMMSNHRAPRYTWGDLHAMMASLNVAEQRTHELLDAYGVERITQVSDELLDYAERWMRDEIRAIPDGEYTFEGHMEDAREVPLHDWIRLRLVVSDGSLVADFSESDPQAEHVLNCTYGVTASGTYNAVFHFADNNVPHNDGAYRPITVIATPGTLTNVVHPGPCVGGNTETHPRVWGIVIGALSKAVPDRVSADTGGTSCNFLFGGTHPDTDRYYVHYHFDGVGWGGRANADGNSNQVIPNGNCPSTPVEIFETRYPFLERSYRLRQDSGGAGAQRGGLGSERILEVRAPEITVSALFDRMVSGAWGLFGGEDGQRSALLVKRAGEDTFVTFREEYGTASNSRVANIVLKEGDQVMLASPGGGGYGDPRTRAAEAVRRDVLEGFVSETAAREIYGVALERLNGTLTIDADETARLRADVPAPAVPTVTDETREPVAVAPRSETGGHWEEHKGDWWQTSVTNCQLCGQVVPRDVWVSAGGMRFCSVECDDRYHDYWLPRHADQVIEQAT; encoded by the coding sequence ATGACAACGTCCAGCGCCCCATCCAGCGTCGATCTGGTCACGCTCAACGTGGTCTACAACCGCCTCGTCGGCATTTGCCGCGAGATGGGCACCACGATGATGCGCACGGCCTACTCGCCGATCTTCAGCGAGAGCCGCGACTTTTCGTGCGTCCTCTTCGACCGCCACGGGCGCATGCTCGCGCAAACCGAGTTCTGCCCCGCGCAGGTGGGCGCGATCCGCTTCGTGGTCAAGTGGCTCATCGCCGAAATCGGCGAGGAGAACGTCCGCGAAGGCGACATCATCGTGCACAACGATCCCTATCGCGGCGGCGTGCACATGCCGGAGCACGTGGTCATCAAGCCCGTGTTCTACGACGGCGAAATCTTCGGCTACGTCTCGAACATCGCGCACCTGGTTGAGATCGGCGGCCTGGCCGTCGGCGGGTTCGCGGCCACTGCCACCGAGATCTACCAGGAGGGCCTGCGCCTGCCGCCGGTGTGGCTGATGCGCGGCGGCGAATACAACGAAGACGTGTGGCGCATCATGATGTCCAACCACCGCGCGCCGCGATACACGTGGGGCGACCTGCACGCCATGATGGCGTCGTTGAACGTGGCCGAGCAGCGCACCCACGAGCTGCTGGACGCCTACGGCGTCGAGCGCATCACCCAGGTGAGCGACGAGCTGCTCGACTATGCCGAGCGGTGGATGCGGGACGAGATTCGCGCCATTCCCGACGGCGAGTACACCTTCGAGGGCCACATGGAGGACGCCCGCGAGGTGCCCTTGCACGACTGGATTCGGCTGCGGCTTGTCGTTTCCGACGGAAGTCTGGTCGCCGACTTCAGTGAGAGCGATCCGCAGGCGGAGCACGTGCTGAACTGCACCTACGGCGTGACGGCCTCGGGCACCTACAACGCCGTGTTCCACTTTGCCGACAACAACGTGCCCCACAACGACGGCGCCTATCGGCCCATCACGGTGATTGCCACGCCGGGCACGCTCACCAACGTCGTCCATCCCGGGCCTTGCGTTGGCGGCAACACCGAGACGCACCCGCGCGTGTGGGGCATTGTGATCGGCGCGCTCTCCAAGGCCGTGCCGGACCGGGTCTCCGCGGACACCGGCGGCACCTCCTGCAACTTCCTCTTCGGCGGCACGCACCCGGACACCGACCGCTACTACGTGCACTACCACTTCGACGGCGTGGGCTGGGGTGGGCGCGCCAACGCCGACGGCAACAGCAACCAGGTGATCCCCAACGGCAACTGCCCGTCGACGCCGGTGGAGATCTTCGAGACGCGCTATCCATTCCTCGAGCGGTCCTATCGCCTGCGGCAGGACTCCGGCGGCGCCGGGGCGCAGCGGGGCGGGCTTGGCTCGGAGCGGATCCTCGAGGTGCGGGCGCCCGAGATCACCGTGTCGGCGCTGTTCGACCGCATGGTGTCGGGCGCCTGGGGCCTCTTTGGCGGCGAGGATGGGCAGCGATCGGCGCTGCTCGTGAAGCGCGCCGGGGAAGACACGTTCGTGACCTTCCGCGAGGAGTACGGCACGGCCAGCAACTCGCGCGTGGCCAACATTGTGCTGAAAGAGGGCGATCAGGTTATGCTCGCGAGTCCCGGCGGGGGAGGCTACGGCGACCCGAGGACACGCGCCGCGGAAGCCGTGCGCCGGGATGTCTTGGAGGGATTCGTGTCGGAAACGGCCGCGCGCGAGATCTACGGCGTCGCCTTGGAGCGGCTCAACGGAACGCTGACGATCGACGCCGACGAGACGGCGAGGCTCCGCGCCGATGTGCCGGCTCCCGCGGTGCCGACCGTCACCGACGAAACGCGCGAGCCCGTCGCTGTCGCGCCCCGGTCCGAGACTGGCGGGCACTGGGAGGAGCACAAGGGCGATTGGTGGCAAACTAGCGTCACGAATTGCCAGCTATGCGGCCAGGTGGTCCCGCGCGACGTGTGGGTGAGCGCCGGCGGGATGCGCTTCTGCTCCGTGGAGTGCGATGATCGGTATCACGACTACTGGCTGCCGAGGCATGCGGACCAAGTGATTGAGCAGGCGACATGA
- a CDS encoding ABC transporter ATP-binding protein gives MSENGMSDNGHLLEVKDLAVQFKTDEGIVRAVNGIAYELAAGGSLGIVGESGSGKSVSSLALLRLIPQPAGQITGGEVMFGDTNVMDIDPEEIIETRAGRVSLLQIPPNEMRGIRGGKISMIFQDPMSSLNPVLTVGRQIDEAQRLHLGVSKDEARAHTVELLDRVGIPSPAERANDYPHQLSGGMQQRAMIAMAISCQPQLLIADEPTTALDVTIQAQVIELISSLREELGMAAILITHDLALVAGFCQEIVVMYGGYIVERASGRDIFYTPKHPYTIGLLESMPSISAARGDRLSAIPGAPPDMTNLPVGCPFAPRCRFVKDKCIEEMPPVETIDDGRSLRCWVDVDTGELR, from the coding sequence ATGAGCGAGAACGGCATGAGCGACAACGGCCACTTGCTCGAGGTCAAGGATCTCGCCGTCCAATTCAAGACGGACGAGGGCATCGTTCGCGCGGTCAACGGCATCGCCTACGAGCTTGCGGCGGGCGGCTCGCTCGGCATCGTGGGCGAGTCGGGCAGCGGCAAGAGCGTCAGCTCGCTGGCCCTGCTGCGGCTGATTCCTCAGCCCGCCGGTCAAATCACCGGTGGCGAGGTCATGTTCGGCGACACCAACGTGATGGACATCGATCCCGAGGAGATCATTGAGACGCGCGCCGGCCGCGTCTCCCTGCTGCAGATTCCGCCCAACGAGATGCGGGGGATTCGCGGCGGGAAGATCTCCATGATCTTCCAGGACCCGATGAGCTCACTCAATCCGGTGCTGACGGTCGGTCGCCAGATCGACGAGGCGCAGCGGCTGCACCTGGGCGTGAGCAAGGACGAGGCGCGCGCGCACACCGTCGAGCTTCTGGATCGGGTGGGAATTCCCTCGCCCGCCGAGCGCGCCAACGACTATCCGCACCAGCTCTCGGGTGGCATGCAGCAGCGGGCCATGATTGCGATGGCGATCTCTTGTCAGCCGCAATTGCTCATCGCCGACGAGCCGACGACGGCGCTGGACGTGACGATTCAAGCGCAGGTTATCGAGCTCATTTCGAGCCTGCGCGAAGAGCTGGGCATGGCCGCCATCCTGATCACGCACGACCTGGCGCTGGTCGCCGGGTTCTGCCAGGAGATCGTGGTGATGTACGGCGGGTACATCGTCGAACGCGCATCGGGCCGTGACATCTTCTATACGCCGAAACACCCGTACACGATTGGCCTGCTGGAATCCATGCCCAGCATCTCCGCGGCACGCGGCGACCGGCTGAGCGCCATCCCTGGCGCGCCGCCGGACATGACCAATCTCCCGGTCGGGTGCCCATTCGCGCCGCGCTGCCGGTTCGTGAAGGACAAGTGCATAGAGGAAATGCCGCCCGTGGAGACGATCGACGACGGCCGGTCGCTCCGCTGCTGGGTGGACGTGGATACGGGTGAGTTGCGATGA
- a CDS encoding dipeptide ABC transporter ATP-binding protein: MTSASSRNGSANGETLLTVNGLTKYFPVMRGFIIRRQSGLVRAVDGISFELNAGETLGLVGESGCGKTTTGNTIMQLEPPTAGEVIFEGNDLVQLSRDDQRRARRKMQMIFQDPYGSLNPRMSVGRIIEEPLQVHDLYESRDERRQRVRELLELVGLDPRFSSRYPHEFSGGQRQRIAFARALAVQPSFIVCDEPVSALDVSIQAQIMNLLLDLQQQLGVAYLFISHDFKVVRQISHRIAVMYLGQIVEMAPSEQFYLRPLHPYTRCLLSAVPVPDPDLEAKRERIILTGDVPSPVNPPSGCRFHPRCPWAEDRCATEEPELRDVGDGHFVSCHFWDDIEAKGGALPMAANGASAG; the protein is encoded by the coding sequence ATGACGAGCGCTTCGAGCCGCAACGGCTCCGCCAATGGCGAAACGCTGCTGACGGTCAACGGGCTCACCAAATACTTCCCCGTGATGCGCGGATTCATCATTCGCCGCCAGTCCGGGCTGGTGCGGGCGGTTGACGGCATCAGCTTCGAGCTGAACGCGGGCGAGACCCTGGGCCTGGTCGGCGAGTCCGGGTGCGGCAAGACCACCACCGGCAATACGATCATGCAGCTCGAGCCGCCGACGGCGGGCGAGGTGATCTTCGAGGGCAACGACCTCGTCCAGCTCTCGCGCGACGACCAGCGGCGCGCGCGGCGGAAGATGCAGATGATCTTCCAAGACCCGTACGGCTCGCTGAACCCGCGGATGTCGGTCGGGCGGATCATCGAAGAGCCGCTGCAGGTGCACGATCTCTACGAGAGCCGCGACGAGCGTCGCCAGCGCGTGCGCGAGCTGCTGGAATTGGTGGGGCTCGATCCGCGCTTCTCGAGCCGCTACCCGCACGAGTTCTCCGGCGGACAGCGTCAGCGCATTGCCTTCGCCCGCGCGCTGGCGGTGCAGCCGTCGTTCATCGTCTGCGACGAGCCGGTGTCCGCGCTGGACGTGTCGATCCAGGCGCAGATCATGAACCTGCTGCTGGACCTGCAGCAGCAGCTGGGCGTGGCCTACCTGTTCATCTCCCACGACTTCAAGGTCGTGCGGCAGATCAGCCACCGCATCGCGGTGATGTACCTCGGCCAAATCGTCGAGATGGCGCCCAGCGAGCAGTTCTATCTGCGCCCGCTGCATCCGTACACGCGATGTCTGCTGTCAGCGGTGCCGGTGCCGGATCCGGACCTGGAAGCCAAGCGCGAACGCATCATCCTCACCGGCGACGTGCCGAGTCCGGTGAACCCGCCCTCAGGCTGTCGCTTCCACCCGCGGTGCCCGTGGGCGGAAGATCGCTGCGCGACGGAAGAGCCGGAGCTCAGAGACGTCGGTGACGGCCACTTCGTGTCCTGCCACTTCTGGGATGACATCGAGGCCAAGGGCGGCGCCCTGCCCATGGCCGCGAACGGAGCGTCGGCGGGCTAA